The following coding sequences lie in one Hoplias malabaricus isolate fHopMal1 chromosome 14, fHopMal1.hap1, whole genome shotgun sequence genomic window:
- the LOC136666046 gene encoding tumor necrosis factor receptor superfamily member 14-like, translated as MNTTAKMTCSLKILVFAAMLSLHFELCFCECSKSSHEEDGDCCPTCDTVQGLKVKISCTQSSNTVCEPLNGHYCTDHFEGNCVHASEYTKCLPGQYIKQRGTQFTDHECADCPKATYSDGSFSTCKPYTNCTALGRKEIKPGTPSSDAECNTPVALIVGIVVGSVLFVAILVAIVVVSIIMCLRVKQKSVQNAAAVPENDQTQWKTESSFSWHVIKVFIQKYINKPDCDDTLKSVEN; from the exons ATGAACACCACAGCCAAGATGACTTGCAGCTTGAAGATTTTAGTTTTTGCTGCTATGCTCTCCCTACATTTTGaactgtgtttttgtgagtgttCCAAGTCTTCACATGAAGAAGATGGAGACTGTTGCCCCACGTGTGATACTG TTCAGGGTTTAAAAGTAAAGATTTCCTGTACACAGTCATCCAACACAGTGTGTGAACCTCTAAATGGACACTACTGCACTGACCATTTCGAGGGTAATTGTGTACATGCTTCAGAATATACAAAATGCCTCCCTGGACAATACATAAAGCAAAGAG GAACACAatttacagaccatgaatgtgCTGACTGTCCAAAGGCTACTTATTCAGATGGTTCCTTTTCAACTTGTAAACCATATACAAA CTGTACAGCTCTGGGACGAAAAGAAATAAAGCCAGGCACACCATCCTCTGACGCTGAATGCAACACTCCAGTAGCTCTGATCGTTGGAATTGTAGTTGGTTCAGTTTTGTTTGTGGCTATATTAGTGGCTATAGTGGTAGTAAGCATTATTATGTGCCTCAGAGTGAAACAAAAGTCTGTCCAAAATGCAG cTGCTGTACCTGAGAATGATCAGACACAA TGGAAAACCGAAAGCAGTTTTTCGTGGCATGTGATCAAGGTCTTCATTcagaaatacattaataaaccGGACTGTGATGATACTTTGAAAAGTGTAGAGAACTGA